A stretch of Lactuca sativa cultivar Salinas chromosome 6, Lsat_Salinas_v11, whole genome shotgun sequence DNA encodes these proteins:
- the LOC111918108 gene encoding E3 ubiquitin-protein ligase Os04g0590900, translated as MGSLKDPKTWIPHINPKDCSKKICNIYCTKWCKYVILPSPPPPAPQDDLGGTKLSPAVIVIISLIGTFFLLMGYYVVISRYCLRNNDSSESLSTSTENQETHDPEMGVDGHGEDHHDPLIYVPWLILGKGLDEALIKSITICKYKRGDGLVSCTDCSVCLGEFQEDESIKLLPKCSHAFHVYCIDTWLKTHSNCPLCRAKVCCDIKASPLISQPPPPPPPQPPPPPPPVMTSDLGRDVAIEIGEEGFRKIKRSKSLTYLCQTRGSVAEVMFFDQAEEMAQQQIQLGSDPGSSRMSWRETRV; from the coding sequence ATGGGGTCTTTGAAGGATCCAAAAACATGGATTCCTCATATAAACCCTAAAGATTGTTCCAAAAAGATCTGCAACATATACTGTACAAAGTGGTGTAAGTACGTCATCCTCCCTTCACCTCCGCCACCGGCACCACAGGATGATTTGGGTGGTACCAAACTCTCACCGGCGGTAATTGTTATCATTTCTCTTATCGGAACTTTTTTCCTTTTGATGGGTTACTACGTTGTAATCTCGCGTTACTGTTTAAGAAACAATGATTCATCTGAGTCATTAAGCACATCAACTGAGAATCAAGAAACCCATGATCCAGAAATGGGAGTAGATGGTCATGGTGAAGATCATCACGATCCATTGATCTATGTACCATGGCTTATTTTAGGTAAAGGTCTGGATGAGGCTTTGATCAAGTCCATCACGATATGCAAGTACAAGAGAGGCGATGGATTGGTCTCGTGTACAGATTGTTCGGTTTGTTTAGGGGAGTTTCAAGAAGATGAGAGCATTAAGCTTCTACCAAAATGTAGCCATGCATTTCATGTGTATTGTATTGATACATGGCTCAAAACTCACTCGAATTGTCCATTGTGTAGAGCAAAAGTATGTTGTGATATTAAAGCTTCGCCCCTGATTTCccagccaccaccacctcctcctccacagccaccacctccaccaccaccagtgATGACTAGCGACTTAGGACGAGATGTTGCTATTGAGATTGGAGAAGAGGGTTTTAGGAAGATTAAAAGATCTAAATCTTTGACCTATTTGTGTCAAACTCGAGGTTCAGTTGCTGAAGTTATGTTCTTTGATCAAGCCGAAGAAATGGCACAACAACAAATCCAACTGGGGAGCGACCCCGGATCATCTAGGATGAGTTGGAGAGAAACAAGGGTTTAA
- the LOC111918141 gene encoding LOW QUALITY PROTEIN: CBL-interacting serine/threonine-protein kinase 24 (The sequence of the model RefSeq protein was modified relative to this genomic sequence to represent the inferred CDS: substituted 3 bases at 3 genomic stop codons) has translation MVDVSRSVGGESCEEWLEREDSVVYSRDFCKEPVLISGHEEIKREISIMKIVRHPNIVRLHEVLSSHTKIYIILEFVIGGELFDRIVSSTFXXKYFLIELXARGYFQQLNDAVAHCHSKGVYHKDLKPENLFLDSKERLKVSNFGLSALLQEGVELLYTPGGTPNYITPKVLRKRGYDGGAADIWSCGVIMYVLLTGYLPFEESDLPTLYKKVSAAEFSYPFWFPSGAKSLLDKIMDPNPQTVDLRQTTTFSISMFKKNLASWMANFWKIIV, from the exons ATGGTGGATGTTTCGCGTTCTGTTGGGGGGGAAAGTTGTGAGGAGTGGTTGGAGAGAGAAGACTCTGTAGTTTATTCTAGAGATTTTTGTAAAGAACCAGTACTTATCTCTGGTCATGAGGAG ATTAAAAGAGAGATCTCCATTATGAAGATAGTGAGACATCCCAATATTGTGAGACTACATGAG GTTTTGTCAAGCCATACAAAGATATATATAATACTAGAATTTGTCATTGGAGGAGAGCTTTTTGACAGAATTGTAAGCTCAACTTTTTGATAAAAGTACTTTTTGATAGAATTGTAAGCCAGGGGATACTTTCAACAGCTTAATGATGCAGTTGCCCATTGCCATTCCAAGGGTGTCTACCATAAGGATTTAAAG CCTGAAAATCTCTTTCTTGATTCCAAAGAAAGGCTAAAGGTTTCAAATTTTGGACTCAGTGCACTCCTACAAGAA GGTGTTGAACTTTTATATACCCCTGGTGGAACCCCAAATTACATCACACCAAAG GTTTTAAGAAAACGCGGATATGATGGTGGGGCTGCTGATATCTGGTCATGTGGAGTCATCATGTATGTCTTGTTGACCGGATATCTTCCATTCGAGGAGTCAGATCTTCCAACTTTGTATAAAAAG GTCAGTGCTGCTGAGTTTTCATATCCTTTCTGGTTTCCTTCTGGTGCAAAGTCATTACTAGACAAGATTATGGATCCCAACCCTCAAACT GTGGATTTAAG ACAGACTACAACTTTTAGCATTAGTATGTTTAAG aaaaatctaGCTTCTTGGATGGCAAATTTCTGGAAGATAATTGTGTAG